The DNA region TGAAAATGTTAGTCAAAACAACGTAGCATGGCCCCCTCTAGAGGGCAAAGACCAAAGAAGTATTGAAGCCCCTGGGAATCaagagggtcgggggggtggaggggcgttGGGAGGGAACTCTCCAAACACAGGAGTCATACTgagcacagaggaagatggttgatggaggtcatagaatcatagaatccctacagtacagaaggaggccattcagcccatcgagtctgcaccgaccacaatcccacctattcccgtaaccccacatatttaccctgctagtccccctgatactagggtcaatttagcatggccaatcaacctaatccgcacatctttcggactgtgggaggaaacccggaagaagcccacgcagacacagggagtttgtgcaaactccacacagacagtgacccaggcaggaatttaacccaggtccctggcgctgtgaggcagcagcgctaaccactgtgccatcatgctgccctcaatcatctcagtcccaggacatctctgcaggagtttacgtttgtttcttagtgtcacaagtgggcttacattaacaccgtgttgaagttactgtgcaggtccccagtcaccacactccggtgcctgttcgggtacgctgagggagaatttagcatggccaatgcacctaaccagcaagtctttcagattgtgggaggaaaccggagcacccggaggaaacccacgcagacacggggagaacgtgcagattccacacaatgacccaagctggaactgaacccgggtccctggcgctgtgaggcaacagtgctaaacactgtgccaccttgagtCCATCAGGATACCGTCCTAGGcctaaccaccttcagctgcttcatcaatggccttcgtCGTAaagtcagaggtggggatggtTGCCGAGacttcacaatgttcagcaccattcatgactcgtcagacactgaagcagcccatgtccactTGTACCAAGATTTGGGCTAAATGTAAGTGTCTTATAACATGTTGCCACACAagtatcaggcaatgaccatctccaacaagacaatgACCATCTGCAGCCTctatatttttaatgttattaccatcattgaatcaatTTATCGATGATCAGGGaagttggtggggtggggtggggtggggtggggggaggcgttgGTGGTGGGCGTTGTGGATAATACCTTGGTTTTGTCACTCCAGCTTCCTCTCCCACTCCCATTTCCCCGCCGTTTCTTTCGATATTTCATCTTTTGATGTATTTCAGAAAACCACTGTGGTTTATCATTATTTAGTGTCAGTAGAATGGAGGTTAGGATCCGACCCCATTTCCCACTCGATTCTTTGAGCCCCGTTTCTGAGGTTTGATGCGAGCTGTGGACGGAGGGGATTGTCCTATTTGACTGGTTCCTGTCCACCCTGATGTTTAGTGCCGGGTTtgcatggataaaagcaaattactgcggatgctggaatctgaaaccaaaagagaaaatgctggaaaatctcagcggtctggtagcatctgtaaggagagaaaacagctgatatttcgagtccagatgacctctgACAAAGCTGGACATAGAGGGAATGGAGCTTTGAcaaatggtcatctggactcgaaacgtcagctcttttctctccttacagatgctgccagacctgctgagattttccagcattttctcttttgatcacTTAAAACAGATTGATCTGAATACATATCATACAACCAGCTACAGagtgatagggcggcacggtggcacagtagttagcactgctgccttacagtgccaggggcccagattcgattctcggcttgagtcactgtgcggagtctgcatgttctccgtgtctgcgtgggtttgctccggattcctcccactgtctgaaagatgtgctggttagccgcattggccatgctaaattctccctcagtgtctccgaacaggcgccggagtgtggcgataaagggactttcacagtgacttcattacagtgttaatgtaagcctacttgtgacactaataaatataaaaagatcttgctgtgcacaaaaggcttgctacatttcccacattacaccaGCTGGGGGCCTGTATTTAGGCCCCTCTTTCTACAGCAGGACTTTCCAAACTTTGGGCCGTGGCCCCACGCAACTCAGGAGCTAAGCCAGCCCTGGCCCAGCTCGGAGCTGAAGCTAATGGCCCACCAGCCCCACCTCCAAGGAGACACTGAGGCATTAAAGTAGGGCCACAACCAGGAGAAGCTGGGAGCCATTAGCACAGCTTCACCCCCACCGTCGGCCCAACAAGGTGGCAGTGGATTGGCGGTCCTACAGAAATgtgtgagttgtgagtgtgtggccACCATCTTTCTAGGNNNNNNNNNNNNNNNNNNNNNNNNNNNNNNNNNNNNNNNNNNNNNNNNNNNNNNNNNNNNNNNNNNNNNNNNNNNNNNNNNNNNNNNNNNNNNNNNNNNNNNNNNNNNNNNNNNNNNNNNNNNNNNNNNNNNNNNNNNNNNNNNNNNNNNNNNNNNNNNNNNNNNNNNNNNNNNNNNNNNNNNNNNNNNNNNNNNNNNNNGGGGGCAGTGTGCAGCAGGGAGCATGTGCAGCTGCCATCTTAATGAGGGGCACTGTGCAGCCCAGTGTGTGTTGCCACCCTGGGCCAGGAAACTCAGGGGAATGTGGGGATTGTCAATCAATCTCCTGTCGCTCGGTAGGATGTATGGAGAGCTTGATTGAAATCTACATAAGTTTAAGAAATAAATTTTAACAACTACTTTTAAACCATATATTtcatattatgaaatgcatcataCTGTTTTGGTTCAACACAGCCAAGCCCAAAGGTGGAGAAAAGGGGGACTGAAagtgggaaagagagaaagggggagagagaaaggagagggaaagagagacagaacgagtgagaaagagaaataagaggaaaaagagagagagggtggagagaaaagaggggaaaagagagagagagagacaagggaaatggaatgagagagggagaggaagagaacgTGGAGGGaaaaaaagacagaaagagagacagagaaacagaatcaAAGTGAGAGAAAGAAAACCTGAAAGAGACAAAAACAgccagaagagtgagagagagagaaagagaaagaaaaatggactgaaagagagagacagaaaaagtcTGATAGACAAACACCAAGTTGGAGAGAAAACCAGAGAGGGAGAGCTTCCAAGAGAGAGATatagcaaaggggatcaaaggacatgaagggaaagcaggaacaagttactgagttggatgacgagccatgatcataattagtggcggatcaggctcgaagggccgaatggcctcctcctgcttctagtttcgatgtttctatgatcTGACTGAAACATaaagattcttagggattttTAACATGGCaaacatgacgtggagatgccggcattggactggggtgggcacagtgagaagtctcacaacaccaggttaaagtccaacaggtttatttgaaatcgcgagctttcagagcgctgctccttcctctggTGAGTGAAacatgatgtctgtgtcgatatgcacgatcttcttggagatcctctccactttgagccggcggTTTGCAATgtcagtggtagccatgatgtggagatgcctgcattggactggggtaaacacagtaagaagtctcacaacatcaggttaaagtccaacaggtttatttggaatcacgagcaaaggcctatagtgtgttagcatttattaacagggggtttgagtttaagagctgtggggttatgctgcaactgtacaggaccttggtgagatcacatttggaatattgtgtgcagttctggtcacctgactataaggatgtggaagcactggaaagagtgcagaggagatttaccaggatgctgcctggtttggagggtaggtcttatgaggaaaggttgagggagcttgggcttttctctttagagcggaggaggatgagaggcaacttaatagaggtttataagatgatgtgggtgatagagtggacgttcagactatttcctcgggtggatgtagctgttactagggggcataactataaggttcatggtgggagatataggagggatgtccgaggtaggttctttactcagagtggttggggtgtggaatggactgcctgctgtgatagtggagtcggacactttaggaactttcaagccgttattggataggcacatggagcacaccaggatagggagtgggatagcttgatcttggtttcgcacaaagctcggcacaacatcaagggccactgtgctgttctatgtaactgctgctggagggtcatcaactcgatgaaggacgcactttggtccaCCCAAAacttgatcttccagtgcaaagatttgtccCCAACCGAGTGTTGcaaactggcacattccaaggtccaggactacgtgctggaGGACGCTCACAAGCCTGGGGCAGccaccgcaaaggcacaatggggaaaggccaccgtttaaagcctttcaaccaaggCCGACCAAGGGCCCGGTAACTGTAGAACACCCTCAGGACTGCGCAAAAACAGCACTGTGCAATGAGGAATGTATAGTTTGAAGAACTGAAATATCTTGACCATAAAGTATTGTGACTTTTTTTTTGCAGTTTATAACTATTGGAAATGTTGGCTTGTATTCCTTATTTCAAATTTTTATGAATAAAAGTATATTTCTGAAAAAACCATCCCAATGATTTTGGATATTGTGCTGGTGCGAATCGTTGACATTTCCCTACGTCTTCTGACGTGGTGTAATCAGTAAACTTACAAATTAACAGTAACGTGGGATATCTGCCCAGATTTGGTGGATAAACTATAACACTTGGGAAAGACTTATTAAAGCTTTCCAGCTACGGAGGTGCGTCTTTTAGCTCTTATCGCTGGTGtggtggctctgaaaagagccgTTGCTGCGAATGGTTTTATTTGAGAGTTTAGCTCATGCCCGCTCCCCCCGGATGCGCCGGGCCAGGTGGATGTCCTTGGGCATGATGGTGACCCGCTTGGCGTGGATGGCGCACAGGTTGGTGTCCTCGAAGAGCCCCACCAGGTAAGCCTCGCTGGCCTCCTGTAGGGCCATGACGGCCGAGCTCTGGAAGCGCAGGTCGGTCTTGAAGTCTTGGGCGATCTCCCGCACCAGGCGCTGGAAGGGCAGCTTGCGGACCAGCAGCTCGGTGGACTTCTGGTAGCGGCGGATCTCTCGCAGCGCCACGGTACCGGGACGGTAGCGGTGCGGCTTCTTCACGCCGCCAGTGGCCGGGGCGCTCTTGCGCGCAGCCTTGGTGGCCAGCTGCTTGCGGGGAGCTTTGCCGCCGGTGGATTTACGCGCTGTCTGCTTGGTCCTCGCCatcctgccttcctcctcttcccGCTCCCTCCCGAAACTGCGGCTGAAGCCGCCGGCGCTGCTCCTTTTATAGAGCGCAGCCCGCCGCCGGTCGCCGCCGCAACCTCGCTGATTGGTCATCTAGAAGCGGCACCTGATTGGTCCGACAAGCGCCGCCAGCCGATTGGTTCAAGCTTATCCTTCAGCGGACGAATCTGATTGGCTGCTTCCGCGCGTTCCGATTGGATCGTTTTTCAATCCCGGAAGTGAACCTTTCCCAGCCCGGGAAATTCAAaacccaaaagggaaaatgctggaaaatttcagcaggtgtggcagcatctgtaaggagaggaaagagttgacgtttcgagtccagatgaccctttgtcaaagctgtattTACCAAGGAAAGattgcagcatccacagtaatttgcttttatccgggAAATCCAAAATTCCTTCCCTTCTCTCAGCCTTTTTCATTCGCCAAACTTTCATTATCTTTGTCCCAAACAAGCGTCCGGCGAAATTCTGATGCCTCCGCCCAACTGACCAGCCATTCtcaggaattatagaatccccacagaggccattcagcccatcgagcccgcaccaacaacaatctcacacaggccctgtcccataaccccatgtatttacccactgacactgaggggcaatttatcatggccaatcatcatAACCCAcatatcgttggactgtgggaggaaactggagcacccggaggaagcccacacagacacggggagaatgtgcaaaccccacacagacagtgacccaaggccggaattgaacccaagttcctggagctgtgaggcagcagtgctaatcactgctacTGTGCTGCacttcatgggggggggggggggggtggggggggcggggcggggggggcggtggtttccTTCAATTGTATTTGTTTGGAGATTCTCACCAGACATCCTGGTCACAGTCAGAAGATGAGTTCTTTTTGTGCTGCTCTGTTGCAATTATTTGAACATTTgtgcaatttatttttaatttatcaCCATTGACAATGTGAGTGTTTGTTTCCTTTGATGCATATTTCATGAACTCAATGTATGTCATGCTGAAACTTCCTGTTGCAGGCTGATGTAAGAGTAGCAGTGTGGTTTTATGCCTGGCTTAGTAATCCAGATGCCTCCACAACAGTGGGGGGAATATAAATCTTTTTAATAATCCTGGGATTTTTAAAAGGTAGTCTTACCGTGGTGATGGATgtccataaaaacccatctggttcactaatgaccttcagggaagtaaatctgctgtccttaaccagtctggcccacatgtggctccagatccacagcagcaaTGTGTTGGGTCTAAACTGACCAAGCGAGCCATCCATTTGTATCAAACTGTGACAGAAATAAGAATAAATCGGATGGGACTACCCTGGCACTGCACACATTGCCCAACTCCCTGTCCTCCTCACTAATATCTGGGGTTTTGCCAACATTAGGAGAGCTCCCAGAGCCTGATATTGTCACCGAATCGTACTTTACTGACAATGTTCCAGGCATcagcatccctgggtatgtcctgtcccaccagcaggacagtcCCACTGGCGGCACTGTTGTATACAGTCACTAGGGagctcatagaatcctgcagtgcaaaaggaggccatttggcccatcgaatctgcaccgacaaca from Mustelus asterias chromosome 8, sMusAst1.hap1.1, whole genome shotgun sequence includes:
- the LOC144497844 gene encoding histone H3-like, which gives rise to MARTKQTARKSTGGKAPRKQLATKAARKSAPATGGVKKPHRYRPGTVALREIRRYQKSTELLVRKLPFQRLVREIAQDFKTDLRFQSSAVMALQEASEAYLVGLFEDTNLCAIHAKRVTIMPKDIHLARRIRGERA